One stretch of Amycolatopsis sp. NBC_00345 DNA includes these proteins:
- the hutU gene encoding urocanate hydratase yields MSTARTVRAARGTTLTAKSWQTEAALRMFHNNLDPDVAERPDDLVVYGGTGKAARNWASFDAITRELTALEVDETLLVQSGKPVGVFRTHEWAPRVLIANSNLVGDWATWPEFRRLEQQGLTMYGQMTAGSWIYIGTQGILQGTYETFAAVAKKRFGGTLRGTLTVTAGLGGMGGAQPLAVTMNDGVALVIECDPQRAHRRVETRYLDEVADDLDDAIRRVTAAKKERRALSVAVVGNAAEVLPELLRRGVEADIVTDQTSAHDPLSYLPKGISVDDWADYAAKKPDEFTDRARESMADHVNAMLGFLDAGAEVFDYGNSLRGEAKLGGCERAFDFPGFVPAYIRPLFCEGNGPFRWAALSGDPEDIAATDRAMLELFPENESLARWIKLAGERVAFQGLPARICWLGYGERHLAGLRFNEMVASGELSAPVVIGRDHLDSGSVASPYRETEGMADGSDAIADWPLLNALVNTSSGASWVSIHHGGGVGMGRSIHAGQVSVADGTPLAAQKLERVLTNDPGMGVIRHVDAGYERAAEVADERGVRVPMRDEQ; encoded by the coding sequence ATGAGCACCGCCCGCACTGTCCGCGCCGCCCGCGGCACCACCCTCACCGCGAAGAGCTGGCAGACCGAGGCCGCGCTGCGCATGTTCCACAACAACCTCGACCCCGACGTCGCCGAGCGGCCCGACGACCTGGTCGTCTACGGCGGCACCGGCAAGGCGGCCCGCAACTGGGCGAGCTTCGACGCGATCACCCGCGAGCTGACCGCGCTGGAGGTGGACGAGACGCTGCTCGTCCAGTCCGGCAAGCCGGTCGGCGTGTTCCGCACGCACGAGTGGGCGCCGCGAGTGCTGATCGCGAACTCGAACCTGGTGGGCGACTGGGCGACCTGGCCGGAGTTCCGGCGCCTGGAGCAGCAGGGCCTCACGATGTACGGCCAGATGACGGCCGGCTCGTGGATCTACATCGGCACGCAGGGCATCCTGCAGGGCACCTACGAGACCTTCGCCGCCGTCGCCAAAAAACGCTTCGGGGGCACGCTGCGGGGCACGCTCACCGTCACCGCCGGGCTCGGCGGGATGGGCGGCGCGCAGCCGCTCGCCGTCACGATGAACGACGGCGTGGCGCTCGTGATCGAGTGCGACCCGCAGCGCGCGCACCGCCGCGTGGAGACGAGGTACCTCGACGAGGTGGCCGACGACCTCGACGACGCGATCCGCCGGGTCACCGCCGCCAAGAAGGAGCGGCGGGCGCTTTCGGTCGCCGTCGTCGGCAACGCCGCCGAGGTGCTGCCGGAGCTGCTGCGCCGCGGGGTCGAGGCCGACATCGTCACCGACCAGACCTCGGCGCACGACCCGTTGTCGTACCTGCCCAAGGGCATCTCCGTGGACGACTGGGCGGACTACGCCGCCAAGAAGCCCGACGAGTTCACCGACCGCGCGCGCGAGTCGATGGCCGACCACGTGAACGCGATGCTCGGCTTCCTCGACGCCGGCGCCGAGGTCTTCGACTACGGCAACTCGCTGCGCGGCGAGGCGAAGCTGGGCGGCTGCGAGCGCGCATTCGACTTCCCGGGCTTCGTGCCCGCGTACATCCGGCCGCTGTTCTGCGAAGGCAACGGCCCGTTCCGCTGGGCGGCGCTGTCGGGCGACCCCGAGGACATCGCGGCGACCGACCGCGCGATGCTGGAGTTGTTCCCGGAGAACGAGTCCCTCGCGCGCTGGATCAAGCTGGCCGGCGAGCGCGTGGCGTTCCAGGGCCTGCCTGCGCGGATCTGCTGGCTCGGCTACGGCGAGCGGCACCTGGCGGGGCTGCGGTTCAACGAGATGGTGGCCAGCGGGGAGCTGTCGGCGCCCGTGGTGATCGGCCGCGACCACCTCGACTCCGGCAGCGTCGCCTCGCCGTACCGGGAGACCGAGGGCATGGCCGACGGCTCCGACGCGATCGCCGACTGGCCGCTGCTCAACGCGCTGGTCAACACGTCCTCGGGCGCCAGCTGGGTGTCGATCCACCACGGCGGCGGCGTCGGCATGGGCCGGTCGATCCACGCCGGACAGGTGAGCGTGGCCGACGGCACGCCGCTCGCCGCGCAGAAGCTGGAGCGCGTGCTCACGAACGACCCGGGCATGGGCGTGATCCGGCACGTCGACGCCGGGTACGAGCGCGCGGCCGAGGTCGCCGACGAGCGCGGCGTCCGGGTGCCGATGCGGGATGAGCAGTGA